In a single window of the Nicotiana tomentosiformis chromosome 8, ASM39032v3, whole genome shotgun sequence genome:
- the LOC104086284 gene encoding UDP-N-acetylglucosamine transporter UGNT1-like — protein sequence MASSSAKNSPLLPMTTAVAAGSPPPRTEEKLFKGSAMTKRGAYAAISYMSCAVLLVLFNKAALSSYNFPSANVITLCQIICSCCFLYLLRRLKLISFHLSESPVIPDNFKTFVPLKTLIDTSPVAVTYLLYMLVTMESVRGVNVPMYTTLRRTTVVFTMIVESILAGQRYSRPVIGSVVIIVFGAFVAGARDLSFDFYGYAVVFLSNITTAIYLATIARIGKSSGLNSFGLMWCNGIICGPLLLVWSLIRGDLALTMNFPYLFSPGFLAVMLMSCILAFFLNYCIFLNTTLNSAVTQTICGNLKDFFTISLGWFIFGGLPFDMLNVLGQLLGFVGSGLYAYYKLIGK from the exons ATGGCTTCAAGTTCAGCGAAGAACAGTCCGTTACTACCAATGACGACGGCGGTGGCGGCCGGTTCACCGCCGCCGCGAACGGAGGAGAAGCTCTTCAAAGGATCGGCCATGACCAAACGCGGTGCTTATGCTGCTATATCTTACATGTCATGTGCTG TTCTCTTGGTATTATTCAATAAAGCAGCTCTTTCTTCATACAACTTCCCATCTGCAAATGTCATCACACTCTGTCAG ATAATATGttcatgttgttttctttatctCCTAAGACGGTTGAAGCTTATTTCTTTTCATTTGAGTGAATCTCCGGTAATACCTGACAATTTTAAAACATTTGTGCCACTGAAGACACTGATTGATACTTCACCCGTTGCTGTGACCTATCTTCTCTACATG CTAGTTACGATGGAGTCTGTTCGGGGAGTAAATGTACCCATGTACACAACTCTTAGGAGGACAACTGTTGTATTTACAATGATTGTGGAATCCATTCTTGCAGGTCAGAGGTACAGTCGTCCTGTTATTGGAAG TGTGGTGATAATCGTGTTTGGTGCTTTTGTCGCTGGAGCTCGGGACTTGTCATTTGACTTTTATGGCTATGCTGTTGTCTTCTTATCCAACATCACAACGGCAATATACCTTGCAACCATAGCGCGGATTG GAAAATCAAGTGGCCTCAATAGCTTTGGCCTTATGTGGTGCAATG GAATCATCTGTGGACCTCTCTTACTTGTTTGGTCACTTATTCGAGGTGACCTGGCACTGACAATGAACTTTCCTTACTTGTTTTCACCAGGTTTCCTG GCCGTAATGCTTATGTCTTGCATATTGGCATTTTTCTTGAACTACTGCATATTTCTCAATACAACACTGAATTCAGCCGTCACACAGACAATATGTGGTAACTTGAAG GACTTTTTTACAATCTCCCTAGGATGGTTCATTTTTGGCGGGCTTCCATTTGATATG TTGAATGTACTTGGGCAGCTTCTGGGATTTGTTGGCTCTGGTCTCTACGCCTACTACAAACTCATAGGGAAGTGA
- the LOC104086285 gene encoding uncharacterized protein: MQTLETMEEDDVSPKVSLRRNGSFICVAAPFLYDKLPEEPLKLTILKLDGSSFDIEVARNGSVEDLKWAVEEAFSHCKISWLHVWGHFCLSYCGQKLLTDDDLIGTYGIKDGDELSFVRHVSIGYNPVKMRPEGGDRHFDEPSTSNGFDDKERRGEKEDNQSQDDSENDEDSTSEDENDGGVLSSCQYRLFHLFRGWLSYQKLANSERRVEQKME; encoded by the exons ATGCAAACCTTAGAGACAATGGAGGAAGATGATGTTAGCCCTAAAGTTTCATTAAGAAGGAACGGATCGTTTATTTGTGTAGCAGCACCTTTCTTGTATGATAAGTTACCTGAGGAACCCCTTAAGCTTACCATCCTCAAATTGGATGGCTCTTCTTTTG ATATTGAAGTGGCTAGAAATGGGAGCGTGGAAGATCTCAAATGGGCGGTGGAAGAGGCCTTCAGCCATTGCAAGATTTCATG GTTACATGTATGGGGACATTTTTGCCTGAGTTATTGCGGACAGAAGCTACTTACTGATGATGATTTAATAGGAACCTATGGGATCAAGGATGGCGATGAG CTTAGTTTTGTAAGACATGTATCCATTGGTTACAATCCGGTAAAAATGCGACCAGAAGGAGGGGACCGTCATTTTGATGAACCCAGCAC ATCCAATGGCTTTGATGACAAAGAGCGGAGAGGTGAAAAAGAGGATAATCAATCCCAGGATGATTCAGAGAATGATGAAGACAGCACTTCTGAGGATGAGAATGATGGGGGTGTTCTTAGCAGTTGCCAATACAGGTTGTTTCATTTATTTAGAGGGTGGTTATCTTACCAGAAACTGGCGAACTCAGAAAGGAGAGTGGAACAGAAGATGGAGTAA